Proteins encoded by one window of Rattus rattus isolate New Zealand chromosome 10, Rrattus_CSIRO_v1, whole genome shotgun sequence:
- the LOC116911704 gene encoding olfactory receptor 6P1, which yields MSNLSRSHVEEFVLVGFPTAPPFQSLLFVFFFAIYLLTLLENMLIVSTIWLTPSLHRPMYFFLSHLSFLELWYINVTIPRLLGAFLTEDGRVSYGGCMTQLYFFIALACTECVLLAVMAYDRYLAICEPLRYPSLMPPRLATRLAAASWGSGFFSSMMKLLFISRLSYCGPNIINHFFCDISPLLNLTCSDKEQAELVDFLLALVMILLPLVGVVSSYAAIIVAILRIPTAQGRHKAFSTCTSHLAVVVIYYSSTLFTYARPRAMYTFNYNKIISVLYTVIVPFLNPAIYCLRNKEVKEAFRKTMLGRCHHQREDPD from the coding sequence ATGAGTAATCTGAGCAGAAGCCATGTGGAGGAGTTCGTCTTGGTGGGGTTTCCTACTGCTCCACCCTTCCAGTCactcctctttgttttcttttttgcgaTTTATCTGTTGACATTACTGGAAAATATGCTCATTGTTTCTACGATCTGGCTCACCCCAAGCCTCCATCgccccatgtactttttcctcagtCACCTCTCCTTCCTGGAACTATGGTACATCAATGTTACTATTCCCAGACTCTTGGGAGCCTTCCTTACCGAGGACGGTAGAGTCTCTTATGGAGGCTGCATGACCCAGCTCTACTTCTTTATTGCCTTAGCCTGCACTGAGTGTGTCCTTTTGGCAGTtatggcctatgatcgctatcTGGCTATCTGTGAACCCCTCCGTTACCCTAGTCTGATGCCTCCTAGGCTGGCTACTCGCCTAGCAGCTGCTTCTTGGGGCAGTGGGTTCTTCAGTTCCATGATGAAGCTACTTTTCATTTCTCGGTTATCCTATTGTGGGCCCAATATCATCAACCACTTTTTCTGTGATATCTCCCCACTGCTCAACCTCACTTGTTCAGACAAGGAGCAAGCAGAGCTGGTAGACTTCCTGCTGGCACTGGTAATGATTCTGTTGCCTTTAGTGGGCGTGGTTTCCTCATATGCTGCCATCATTGTAGCCATCCTGAGGATCCCTACAGCACAGGGACGCCAcaaagccttctccacctgcaccTCCCACCTGGCAGTGGTTGTCATCTATTACTCCTCTACTCTCTTCACCTATGCACGGCCCCGAGCCATGTACACCTTCAACTACAACAAGATCATCTCTGTGCTCTACACTGTCATTGTCCCGTTCCTCAACCCAGCCATCTACTGCTTAAGAAATAAAGAGGTGAAGGAAGCCTTCAGGAAGACCATGCTGGGAAGATGCCACCATCAAAGAGAAGATCCAGACTGA